One Desulfovibrio litoralis DSM 11393 genomic region harbors:
- a CDS encoding type I polyketide synthase yields the protein MTKKAAKNHIAIIGASCRLPGEVNDLKSYWNILANGVDAVTELPVGRFSLERFFSKLPNLEGHCYTKAAGIVNHIKDFEPSFFGISNKEAINIDPQQRMLLETSWEAFEHAGIKPSEIKGSNTGVYIGASNMDFSVHSSDAPTKTTAYSMTGSALSIISNRISYIYDLHGPSLTVDTACSSSLVALHIACEALRNGQINLALVGGVNALLSPYPFIGFAKAQMLSLDGRCKAFDAAANGYARSEGAGCLILKPLQDAIKDNNLIMGVIEGTAVNSDGRSHGIALPNEAMQTKILEETYNNFNLDKKELVYVEAHGTGTAAGDPVETSALGNALAKHLSGIRPLYIGSVKSNIGHLEPAAGIAGIIKSLLVFKHKKIPPNVHFKTPNPNIDFDALNIKVPSQITPLPQVEKGGLISVNSFGFGGTNAHAVLREFTASSQKTAEKSLNVSETPLFLSAKHKNSLIQQAKAYADLIKETEESELYNIACSAAFNKESLESRSVFFANSKTELIKQLEAFVQDTTEYKFYAQSVAQNAQGAFVFSGNGSQWFGMGKDLFHKSPLFKETIKKIDNLLAKLQDWSLVEMISNPEDFKDLYLQAEYSQPLLFAIQVGIVEYLASKGIKPTAVLGHSVGEVAAAYTAGALSLEDAVKVIHYRSHLLGELKNLGHMAVANISLQQAQELLAEYNGELVVAAINTEKSLTVSGETTLLQAFVKKCTKLHHAAKMTNINYPFHSHLVESIKDKFISSLKDLKPQKPTIEFLSTVEGYNQDNKVLDADYWWKNMRNTVNFNKAVGTAISQGILHFMEIGAHPILQSYLRNIFSQHSVTGCYLSALKNNADEYNTLQDNWKLAWLKGWNIDFKQIFLKPYKRKELPVYTWNREYCWLERTPEHRSYFEGERLHPLLGWALPLNPSVYENVINTVDFSWLNGHIAGNSTIFPAAGMIETILAAAKETYQKDQVEIERLSILRAFDLSKNLTQSTRIKISKEDGSFLYETRPYMSGEPFATVFTGRIKTIANTPKPSELSDIDKFKQNAEIINKDALYQTAKDFFLNYKENFQTVKQAWVNKNKENAEVFAELETPCADSAKGMLIAPTLLDGAFHTLFLLLGKERDKNARKVYLPSFFDEITLFAEGQAKFVHTQIERISPRSVVARFKLFDATGKPLIELRGCRFRRAFSLESEFIPNKAYHQVLEPSLHSSSKLHNAKISLEKLTEEITKSVNEEFTKLNTKNNNALSPYLLLRFISLTSAYDYISEILKVSQKELFNINEQISLKTIKSEQEAWLYFIMEVLEQAEFVKKENEGWRLLPDPNRPQTTQLWQTLIAEYPNYATEAALLSYLINFNQKSLKENPPLTLPQSLQKQYFNHSVMLTPFVKGIETCLSNYLNSNKDGKAIKILQLAKDSQTLLNTVKYQLDDLNISYTNIENNANQAEALNKVFFKNKTITSLSLNLEEELTDDYKNKFYNQNNLILIANCLYESKQAPKILDNAFKMLSPNGILCLSEHEPDNFTDYIFGIQPEWWNDSIDNQNPVSRFQSKDEWITHLNQAGFKNIQTISLNDPQTGPGFILLAQKPEETTQELIVEQAKQENKNYLILTKDSQTAGYKLATQIKEQLSINNISVTIIESNTKKDIGSLFELKDWKQLLANYDLQNYNILFLNAFEENIINNPSELLKQQTENLNNLGTLATALDELKFKERLWVITGGALSLTDYKTAKSKLPQSRLIPSQGAVWGFTKVLMSELRHLNVHLLDLHNVQGINNLVQELLAPSKERELVFADDLRLSPRIKELNNYQEKAKPIKSAKLDFDIPGRLQNLYWRETEAKQVADDEVGVLVKAVGLNFRDVMWSLGMLLDESLENGFSGPGMGIECTGVITSLGKNVQDWKVGDEVLCFAPSCFQTQVTTKADAIIKKPTQFSFAEAATIPVTFTTAWYSLKHLAKLKAGERVLIHGAAGGVGLAAIQIAQHLGLEIYATAGATEKQAFLKQFNIKGIYSSRSLAFVEQIKEATNGEGVDAVLNSLSGEAISASISLLRPFGRFLELGKRDFYADSALRLRPFSNNLTFYGVDLDQLLLHKPILARELLQELMTLFEQKIFTPLPYTNFKRTQTVDAFQAMQQAGQIGKLVITMESDETQKDIKALVEKQAKLTLNSDATYLVTGGTAGFGFATALRLIQRGAKHLILLSRSGVKNIETQNTIEDFNKKGCKIKICSADVSDDQALQTKLDEALQNMPPLKGIIHAAAVLEDGVISGLTPKRLENALSAKSIGAWNLHNYSLSSNLDFFVLYSSATTAFGNPGQAAYVAANGMLETLVGLRKQQNLSAQFIGWGPVDDVGMLENNPKARLMLTNMLGADCLKSELALDWLENSIMKQIEQSHYFACNWQGKSSENLFSLPRFEFLSSQKQNKQSMEKTPQEMIKGVSQQEALQIFANIVCKEIANVLMISVDYFKIDTPLVQQGIDSLMAVECGIALNQRFGLNNYVFALNDKTTALSIAKAMYEMLSGQTETEHAKVEQSNNEEQILEQLNQQHALNLTQQQREKILRNS from the coding sequence ATGACAAAAAAGGCAGCGAAAAACCATATAGCGATTATCGGAGCTTCTTGTCGCCTTCCGGGTGAAGTGAACGATTTAAAAAGTTATTGGAATATTTTGGCTAATGGCGTTGATGCCGTTACCGAACTACCTGTTGGTCGTTTTAGTTTAGAGCGTTTTTTTTCTAAACTCCCTAATTTAGAAGGACATTGTTATACAAAAGCCGCCGGAATCGTAAACCATATCAAAGATTTTGAACCTTCTTTTTTCGGCATATCAAATAAAGAAGCCATAAACATAGACCCCCAACAACGTATGTTGCTTGAAACCAGTTGGGAAGCCTTTGAACACGCCGGTATAAAACCATCAGAAATAAAAGGTTCAAATACCGGTGTTTATATCGGTGCGTCAAATATGGATTTTAGTGTTCATAGTTCTGATGCTCCGACAAAAACCACCGCTTACTCCATGACGGGATCTGCTTTAAGTATTATCTCTAACCGAATTTCTTATATTTATGATCTACATGGTCCAAGTTTAACCGTTGATACTGCCTGTTCCTCTTCTTTAGTAGCCCTACACATAGCTTGCGAAGCCTTGCGAAACGGCCAAATTAACCTCGCTTTGGTGGGTGGTGTTAACGCCCTGCTTTCACCTTACCCCTTTATTGGATTTGCTAAAGCACAAATGCTTTCTCTTGACGGACGCTGCAAGGCGTTTGATGCCGCCGCAAACGGCTATGCCCGCAGTGAAGGTGCGGGTTGTCTTATTCTTAAGCCCTTACAAGATGCCATAAAAGACAATAACCTGATTATGGGAGTTATTGAAGGAACTGCCGTAAATTCTGATGGTCGTTCTCACGGAATAGCCTTGCCCAATGAGGCTATGCAAACAAAAATTTTAGAAGAAACTTATAATAATTTTAATCTTGACAAAAAAGAACTCGTTTACGTTGAAGCTCACGGAACAGGGACAGCCGCCGGAGACCCCGTTGAAACCTCTGCTCTCGGAAACGCCTTAGCAAAACATCTTAGCGGAATACGCCCTTTGTATATCGGCTCTGTTAAAAGCAATATTGGACACCTTGAACCGGCCGCAGGTATAGCCGGGATAATTAAAAGCCTCTTGGTCTTTAAACATAAAAAAATTCCGCCAAACGTTCATTTTAAAACTCCAAATCCCAACATTGACTTTGACGCTTTAAATATTAAAGTTCCTAGTCAAATAACGCCACTGCCTCAAGTAGAAAAAGGCGGTTTAATTAGCGTTAACTCTTTTGGTTTTGGCGGAACAAACGCACATGCCGTATTAAGAGAATTTACAGCAAGCAGTCAAAAAACTGCTGAAAAAAGCCTTAATGTATCTGAAACTCCTCTCTTTTTAAGTGCTAAACATAAAAACAGCCTAATTCAACAAGCAAAAGCTTACGCCGACTTAATTAAAGAAACAGAAGAAAGCGAACTTTACAATATCGCCTGTTCCGCCGCTTTTAACAAAGAAAGTTTAGAAAGTCGTAGCGTATTTTTTGCCAATTCAAAAACAGAATTAATTAAACAACTTGAAGCGTTTGTTCAAGATACAACAGAGTATAAATTTTATGCTCAATCCGTTGCCCAAAACGCCCAAGGTGCTTTCGTTTTTTCCGGAAACGGCAGTCAATGGTTCGGAATGGGTAAAGATTTGTTCCACAAATCACCTTTATTCAAAGAAACCATCAAAAAAATTGACAACCTGCTAGCTAAGCTTCAAGATTGGTCTTTAGTCGAAATGATCTCTAACCCCGAAGACTTTAAAGATTTATATCTTCAGGCTGAATATAGCCAACCTTTACTGTTTGCAATTCAAGTCGGTATCGTTGAATATCTTGCTTCCAAAGGAATAAAACCCACGGCCGTTCTCGGACACAGCGTCGGTGAAGTTGCGGCGGCTTATACGGCCGGTGCTTTAAGTTTAGAAGATGCCGTTAAAGTAATCCATTATCGCAGTCATTTATTAGGCGAATTAAAAAATTTAGGACATATGGCGGTTGCCAATATCAGCCTTCAACAAGCTCAAGAACTCTTGGCGGAATATAATGGCGAATTGGTCGTTGCGGCTATTAATACCGAAAAGTCTTTGACGGTTTCCGGAGAAACAACGCTTTTGCAAGCTTTTGTAAAAAAATGTACAAAATTGCATCATGCGGCAAAAATGACCAATATCAACTATCCGTTTCACAGCCATTTAGTAGAATCAATAAAAGATAAATTTATTTCATCGCTCAAAGACCTCAAACCTCAAAAGCCCACGATTGAGTTTTTATCTACCGTAGAAGGTTACAACCAAGACAATAAAGTGCTTGATGCCGACTATTGGTGGAAAAATATGCGTAACACCGTTAACTTTAATAAAGCGGTAGGAACAGCCATTTCACAAGGCATACTCCACTTTATGGAAATAGGCGCTCACCCTATTTTACAGTCTTATCTAAGAAATATTTTTTCACAACATTCCGTAACCGGCTGTTACCTATCTGCTTTAAAAAATAATGCAGATGAATATAATACCCTCCAAGATAACTGGAAGCTTGCTTGGCTAAAAGGTTGGAATATAGACTTTAAACAAATATTCTTAAAACCATATAAACGTAAAGAATTACCCGTTTATACATGGAACAGAGAATATTGTTGGCTTGAGCGTACACCTGAACACCGCTCTTATTTCGAAGGCGAAAGGCTTCACCCGCTTTTAGGTTGGGCTTTACCTCTTAACCCTTCTGTTTATGAAAACGTGATTAATACCGTTGATTTTTCATGGTTAAACGGACATATCGCAGGTAATTCGACCATCTTTCCGGCTGCCGGAATGATTGAAACAATACTCGCCGCCGCAAAAGAAACTTATCAAAAAGATCAAGTAGAAATTGAACGTCTCTCTATTTTGCGTGCTTTTGACTTGTCAAAAAATCTTACTCAAAGCACAAGAATTAAAATCAGCAAAGAAGACGGAAGTTTCTTATATGAAACTCGCCCATATATGAGCGGAGAACCTTTTGCCACGGTCTTTACCGGGCGTATCAAAACTATTGCAAACACACCGAAACCAAGCGAACTTAGTGATATTGATAAATTTAAACAAAACGCCGAAATTATAAACAAAGACGCTTTATATCAAACCGCCAAAGATTTTTTTCTTAACTACAAAGAAAACTTTCAAACGGTTAAACAGGCTTGGGTTAATAAAAACAAAGAAAATGCCGAAGTTTTTGCCGAACTTGAAACACCTTGTGCCGACTCTGCTAAGGGCATGTTGATTGCTCCTACTTTATTAGACGGAGCTTTTCATACTTTATTTTTACTCTTGGGAAAAGAGCGTGATAAAAACGCACGCAAGGTTTACTTGCCTTCATTTTTTGATGAAATTACTCTTTTTGCAGAGGGACAAGCCAAATTTGTACATACACAAATAGAACGAATCAGCCCCCGTTCTGTTGTTGCACGCTTTAAACTCTTTGACGCAACGGGTAAACCTTTAATAGAGCTTAGAGGCTGTCGCTTCCGCCGTGCCTTTAGCTTGGAAAGTGAATTTATTCCAAACAAAGCCTATCATCAAGTTTTAGAACCAAGCTTACATAGTTCGTCAAAGTTACATAACGCCAAGATCTCTTTGGAAAAATTAACGGAAGAGATAACAAAGTCAGTCAACGAAGAATTTACTAAACTCAATACAAAAAACAACAACGCTTTATCGCCTTATCTTCTTTTACGTTTTATTTCTTTAACCTCTGCTTATGATTATATTTCAGAAATCTTAAAAGTTTCTCAAAAAGAACTTTTTAACATCAACGAACAAATTTCCTTAAAAACAATAAAATCAGAACAAGAAGCTTGGCTCTATTTTATCATGGAAGTTTTGGAACAAGCAGAGTTTGTAAAAAAAGAAAACGAAGGTTGGCGTTTGTTACCCGACCCAAATCGCCCGCAAACCACACAGCTCTGGCAAACTTTAATTGCCGAATATCCTAATTATGCAACAGAAGCCGCTCTCTTATCATACCTAATAAACTTTAACCAAAAAAGCTTAAAAGAAAATCCGCCTTTAACTCTTCCACAGTCATTACAAAAACAATATTTTAATCATTCCGTAATGTTAACTCCTTTTGTTAAAGGGATTGAAACTTGTTTATCAAATTATCTAAATAGCAATAAAGACGGAAAGGCAATAAAAATATTGCAACTGGCAAAAGATTCTCAAACTTTGTTAAACACGGTAAAATATCAGCTTGACGACCTTAACATTTCTTATACAAATATAGAAAATAACGCTAATCAAGCGGAAGCTTTAAACAAGGTATTTTTCAAAAATAAAACGATTACATCACTCAGTCTGAATTTAGAAGAAGAGCTGACAGACGATTATAAAAATAAATTTTATAATCAAAATAACTTAATATTGATTGCCAATTGTTTATATGAAAGTAAACAAGCTCCAAAAATTTTGGACAATGCGTTTAAGATGTTGTCGCCAAACGGAATTTTATGTTTAAGCGAACATGAACCTGATAATTTTACAGATTATATATTTGGAATTCAACCGGAATGGTGGAATGATTCCATCGATAATCAAAACCCTGTTTCACGTTTTCAAAGCAAAGACGAATGGATAACCCACTTAAATCAAGCAGGGTTTAAAAACATACAAACAATTTCTTTAAACGACCCTCAAACAGGACCGGGCTTTATCTTATTAGCTCAAAAACCCGAAGAGACAACACAAGAACTTATTGTTGAACAGGCAAAACAGGAAAATAAAAATTACCTAATCTTAACAAAAGACAGTCAAACAGCAGGATATAAACTCGCCACACAGATAAAAGAACAACTCTCAATTAACAATATTTCTGTTACAATCATAGAAAGTAATACAAAGAAAGATATTGGTTCTTTATTTGAACTAAAAGATTGGAAGCAATTATTGGCAAATTATGATTTACAAAATTATAATATCTTGTTTTTAAACGCTTTTGAAGAAAATATTATTAATAACCCTTCAGAGTTGCTAAAACAACAAACCGAAAACTTAAACAACCTTGGAACCTTGGCAACCGCCCTTGATGAATTGAAATTTAAAGAGCGTTTATGGGTAATTACAGGCGGAGCTTTAAGTTTAACAGACTACAAAACTGCAAAATCAAAACTTCCTCAATCTCGTTTAATTCCTTCCCAAGGTGCGGTTTGGGGTTTTACTAAAGTCTTAATGTCTGAGTTACGCCACTTAAACGTTCATTTGCTTGATCTACACAATGTTCAAGGCATCAATAATCTTGTGCAAGAACTTTTAGCCCCAAGTAAAGAACGTGAATTAGTCTTTGCCGATGATTTACGCCTTAGCCCGAGAATAAAAGAACTTAACAATTATCAAGAAAAAGCTAAACCAATTAAAAGTGCCAAGCTTGACTTTGATATTCCCGGACGTTTACAAAACCTTTATTGGCGTGAAACCGAAGCAAAACAAGTTGCTGATGACGAAGTCGGAGTTTTGGTTAAAGCAGTGGGCTTAAACTTTCGAGACGTAATGTGGAGCCTTGGAATGCTCCTTGATGAATCGTTGGAAAACGGTTTTTCCGGTCCCGGAATGGGAATAGAATGTACCGGCGTTATTACAAGTCTTGGAAAAAATGTGCAAGACTGGAAAGTCGGAGACGAAGTTCTTTGTTTCGCCCCCTCTTGTTTCCAAACTCAAGTAACCACGAAAGCCGATGCCATTATCAAAAAACCAACACAGTTCAGCTTTGCCGAAGCCGCCACTATTCCCGTAACTTTTACTACCGCATGGTATAGTTTAAAACACCTTGCTAAGCTAAAAGCCGGAGAAAGAGTTTTGATCCACGGTGCTGCCGGCGGCGTTGGTTTGGCGGCGATACAAATAGCCCAACATTTGGGGCTTGAAATATACGCAACCGCAGGAGCGACGGAAAAACAAGCGTTCTTAAAACAATTCAATATAAAAGGAATTTATTCATCTCGTTCTTTAGCTTTTGTGGAACAAATTAAAGAAGCTACAAACGGTGAAGGCGTTGACGCGGTTCTTAACTCGTTATCGGGCGAGGCAATCTCGGCAAGCATTTCCTTGCTCCGTCCTTTCGGGCGTTTTTTAGAGCTAGGGAAAAGAGATTTTTATGCCGATTCTGCTTTACGTCTTAGACCGTTTAGTAATAACTTGACCTTTTACGGTGTTGACCTTGACCAACTTTTATTACACAAACCCATCTTGGCAAGAGAACTGCTCCAAGAATTAATGACTTTATTTGAACAAAAAATCTTTACACCTTTACCATATACCAACTTTAAACGCACCCAAACCGTTGATGCATTCCAAGCAATGCAACAAGCCGGTCAAATAGGTAAGTTGGTCATTACTATGGAGAGCGATGAAACCCAAAAGGATATTAAAGCTCTTGTTGAAAAACAAGCTAAACTCACGCTAAACTCTGATGCAACTTATCTTGTAACCGGAGGTACGGCAGGTTTTGGCTTTGCCACAGCCTTACGCCTTATTCAAAGAGGGGCAAAACACCTTATTTTATTAAGTCGCAGTGGTGTAAAAAATATTGAAACTCAAAATACTATTGAAGACTTTAACAAAAAAGGCTGTAAGATAAAAATTTGTTCGGCTGATGTCTCAGATGATCAGGCTTTGCAAACCAAACTTGATGAAGCTTTACAAAATATGCCACCTCTTAAAGGCATTATCCACGCCGCCGCAGTTTTGGAAGACGGCGTAATCTCGGGTCTTACACCCAAACGCCTTGAAAATGCTTTATCTGCAAAAAGTATCGGGGCTTGGAACTTACACAACTATAGCCTAAGCTCTAACCTTGATTTCTTTGTGCTTTATTCTTCGGCAACAACCGCCTTTGGAAACCCGGGTCAAGCCGCCTATGTCGCCGCAAACGGCATGCTTGAAACCCTAGTTGGTTTAAGAAAACAACAAAATTTATCGGCTCAATTTATAGGTTGGGGTCCTGTTGATGATGTTGGAATGCTCGAAAATAATCCAAAAGCAAGGCTTATGTTGACCAACATGCTTGGAGCTGATTGTTTAAAATCAGAACTAGCCCTTGATTGGCTTGAAAACAGTATTATGAAACAGATTGAACAAAGCCATTATTTTGCCTGCAACTGGCAAGGTAAATCAAGCGAAAATCTTTTTTCTTTGCCACGCTTTGAATTTTTAAGTTCACAAAAACAAAACAAACAAAGTATGGAAAAAACGCCTCAAGAAATGATTAAAGGGGTTTCGCAACAAGAAGCATTACAAATATTTGCAAATATTGTTTGCAAAGAAATAGCAAATGTTTTAATGATTTCTGTTGATTATTTTAAAATTGATACCCCATTGGTTCAACAAGGTATTGATTCATTAATGGCTGTTGAGTGTGGAATAGCCCTAAACCAACGTTTTGGTCTTAATAATTATGTTTTTGCGTTAAACGATAAAACAACAGCTTTAAGTATTGCCAAAGCTATGTATGAAATGCTCTCGGGACAGACCGAAACAGAACATGCAAAAGTTGAGCAAAGTAATAATGAAGAGCAGATTTTAGAACAGCTAAATCAACAACATGCTCTTAATTTAACCCAACAACAACGTGAGAAAATATTAAGGAATTCATAA
- a CDS encoding aminotransferase class I/II-fold pyridoxal phosphate-dependent enzyme — MATSNNSKPENSNQLSSDKQQELLQTLKINPALLNTNLQPKARRSSSIPTNYAQFEELPQFKQLQVQRAIAEKMNVLNPFFACHQTMAKNKTKINDQEFYNFSTYDYLGLNGHPQINAAAIKAMEEFGTSAGASRLVSGERPPHRELEEKLAKLYKVENALTFVSGHATNVSVISTLFGREDVIYHDALAHNSIIQGAVLSGAKRYSYAHNDPKALEELLKQTRSQYKRALIVSEGIFSMDGSIVKLNELIELKKEYVSFLMIDEAHSLGILGKSGRGCSEYFNINPSDVDIWMGTLSKTLCSCGGFVTGSNTLIDILRFCAAGFIYSVGMSPPLAAASAKAIDLMRAEPERVQKLQEISSFFLEEAKKRNFNTGYAQGYGIIPIIVGSSLIAGRLATHLFNRNINVMPIIYPVVEEGLARLRFFLSSVHQKDEIIKVLDIVAEELPKVQK, encoded by the coding sequence GTGGCGACTTCTAATAATTCAAAACCGGAAAATTCAAATCAACTTAGCTCGGACAAACAGCAAGAGTTACTTCAGACTTTAAAAATAAACCCAGCTTTACTTAATACAAATTTACAACCCAAAGCAAGACGTTCAAGCTCTATTCCGACAAATTACGCACAATTTGAAGAATTGCCTCAATTTAAACAACTTCAAGTTCAACGTGCAATTGCGGAAAAAATGAATGTCTTAAATCCTTTTTTTGCCTGTCATCAAACTATGGCAAAAAACAAGACCAAAATTAACGATCAAGAATTTTACAATTTTTCTACTTATGACTATCTTGGACTAAACGGACACCCCCAAATTAATGCCGCCGCAATAAAGGCAATGGAAGAATTTGGAACTTCCGCGGGAGCGAGTCGTTTGGTTTCCGGCGAACGCCCACCCCACAGAGAACTTGAAGAAAAACTTGCCAAACTTTATAAAGTTGAAAACGCTTTAACCTTTGTTAGCGGACACGCCACAAACGTCTCGGTTATTTCAACTCTCTTTGGACGAGAAGACGTTATCTATCACGATGCCTTGGCTCATAACTCAATTATACAGGGAGCTGTGTTATCAGGTGCAAAACGCTATTCTTATGCACATAACGACCCCAAAGCACTGGAAGAGTTATTAAAACAAACTCGCTCTCAATATAAACGAGCCTTAATCGTTAGCGAAGGCATCTTTAGCATGGACGGTAGTATCGTAAAGCTTAATGAATTAATCGAGCTCAAAAAAGAATATGTTAGTTTTTTAATGATTGATGAAGCACATTCTTTAGGGATACTCGGTAAAAGCGGGCGAGGCTGTTCAGAATATTTTAATATTAACCCATCTGACGTAGATATTTGGATGGGAACTCTATCAAAAACCCTTTGTTCTTGTGGTGGTTTTGTTACGGGAAGCAATACATTAATTGATATTTTACGTTTTTGTGCAGCAGGCTTTATTTACAGTGTGGGAATGTCTCCCCCGCTGGCGGCGGCTTCTGCCAAGGCTATTGACTTAATGCGTGCCGAACCTGAACGAGTGCAAAAACTTCAAGAAATCAGCTCATTTTTCTTGGAAGAAGCAAAAAAACGCAATTTCAATACCGGATATGCCCAAGGTTATGGAATTATTCCCATTATTGTAGGAAGTTCTTTGATTGCCGGACGTTTGGCAACTCACCTATTTAATAGAAACATTAATGTAATGCCTATTATTTATCCTGTTGTGGAAGAAGGATTGGCAAGGTTACGTTTCTTTTTATCTTCCGTTCATCAAAAAGACGAAATTATCAAAGTTCTTGATATTGTTGCGGAAGAACTTCCGAAAGTACAAAAATAA
- a CDS encoding GNAT family N-acetyltransferase, which produces METDFLNIRYACPDDAEKLAEIISETSEGVVEHLFSNLVPFLKAEKILATALMKGESPYLSENMTLLTYEENIIALLFSYPAKDHFIPLLMENFISDKRLKIVRPILETAVPNSLYINTIWIEEQLRGQGFSALLMKRALQNMEEKNCNGISLFCWNDNKRALTFYKKNNFKLYKEIPAKEIPIKGHDEGGVLLYKAC; this is translated from the coding sequence TTGGAAACCGATTTTTTAAATATACGTTATGCCTGTCCTGATGATGCAGAAAAGCTCGCCGAAATAATCAGCGAAACAAGCGAAGGCGTTGTTGAACATTTATTTTCAAACTTAGTCCCTTTTTTAAAAGCCGAAAAAATTTTAGCTACGGCTTTAATGAAAGGAGAATCTCCATATTTATCGGAGAATATGACTCTTTTAACTTATGAAGAAAATATTATCGCCCTTTTGTTTTCTTATCCGGCTAAAGATCATTTTATTCCTTTGTTAATGGAAAATTTTATTTCTGATAAACGCCTTAAAATCGTACGCCCTATTCTTGAAACTGCTGTACCAAACAGCCTCTATATTAATACGATTTGGATTGAAGAACAGTTAAGAGGTCAAGGTTTCTCCGCCTTATTGATGAAAAGAGCTTTGCAAAATATGGAAGAAAAAAATTGTAATGGTATAAGTTTGTTTTGTTGGAATGATAACAAAAGAGCTTTAACTTTTTATAAAAAGAACAATTTTAAGCTTTATAAAGAAATTCCCGCAAAAGAAATTCCCATAAAAGGACACGACGAAGGCGGTGTTTTGTTATATAAAGCCTGTTAA
- a CDS encoding SDR family NAD(P)-dependent oxidoreductase: MKTHILITGAGGGLGTALAKAYASPNIKLSLLGRNTERLSQVKLLCSQQGAESECIFCDLNDIENSIETIKKIDAKTPIDLAFINAGISSGVLPNGEMEAVSDVYRLMHLNSTSSITLGSTILKEMNTRQKGQVVFISSLSAYFPLASSPAYSASKAAILSYALAMNSFYKKTPIRISVACPGYIKTPMSLRLKGFKPFYWTADKAAFYIKKQLEKNNDHISFPFLLSLGIKSLNFMPNFLSNFFADFFKFSVEPDAESIMNKTKK, encoded by the coding sequence TTGAAAACACATATCTTAATTACCGGAGCCGGTGGCGGACTAGGAACAGCTCTGGCAAAAGCATATGCAAGCCCCAATATTAAGTTAAGTCTTTTAGGGCGAAATACGGAACGCCTAAGCCAAGTAAAGCTTCTTTGTTCTCAACAAGGTGCAGAAAGCGAATGTATTTTTTGCGACTTAAACGATATTGAAAACAGTATTGAAACAATTAAAAAAATTGATGCTAAAACGCCAATAGATTTGGCATTCATCAATGCGGGAATTTCCTCGGGAGTTTTGCCAAATGGAGAAATGGAAGCGGTTTCTGACGTTTATCGTTTAATGCATCTAAATTCGACTTCTTCCATTACCCTTGGTTCAACAATACTTAAAGAAATGAACACCAGACAAAAAGGACAAGTTGTGTTTATCAGCTCCCTGTCCGCATATTTTCCGCTCGCCTCATCGCCGGCTTATTCAGCAAGCAAAGCAGCTATTTTAAGTTATGCTCTGGCTATGAACAGCTTTTATAAAAAAACTCCGATAAGAATAAGTGTTGCGTGTCCGGGCTATATCAAAACACCAATGAGTTTACGCCTTAAAGGGTTTAAGCCTTTTTATTGGACAGCCGACAAAGCCGCTTTTTATATAAAAAAACAATTGGAAAAAAATAACGATCATATTTCCTTCCCTTTTTTACTAAGCTTAGGTATTAAGAGTTTAAACTTTATGCCAAACTTTTTAAGCAACTTTTTTGCGGATTTTTTCAAATTTAGCGTTGAGCCCGATGCTGAATCAATCATGAACAAAACCAAAAAATAA